ttttcttattataaatttttccctttttttaactattttaattttcttttttgtgtgaactattttactttgaaacttaactaaacacttaaaaatgaagatattttgtctgtggaatcatttctgcgcatcaggcCATTGTTGAATCCCAtcttttgagttagagctgctgaactttgaaaactttgggaaaatgcagctacagCTCCCTTTACATAAATGAATTTCTCCTCTCCatatatcattgctggtcttaccactgtctacAATCactcaatactcctgataccttcttccaattgttccatccacactgcactctataggTTATCTCTGCATATAGTTTTCCATctcgggctaccactgatcccagatattaaaatatatccactcttttcaatggctCTCCCTGCAGGCGACTGACCATCATTAAACCTtaaatattttgtcttcttcttatttgtctttaactctctatcttccaaagcccttcttcattcttccaacttaaaaataataataatacattttatttatatagagactttcccagggtggcacggtggcgcagtggtagcgctgctgcctcgcagttaggagacatgttctccccgtgtctgcatgggttttctctgggtgctctggtttcctcccacattccaaagacatgcaggttaggtggattggtgattctaaattggccctagtgtatgtttgtgtgtgtcctgcggtgggttggcaccctgcccgggattggctcatgccctgtgttggctgggattggctccagcagacccccgtgaccctgtgttcagtttcagcaggttggaaaatggatggatggatggactttcccATGCTGtccatttaattttttctggtgctacacaacacaatgtcatcagcaaaaaacaTGACCAGGGGATTTGGTGTTTTATTCTAttactcaacacatccataaatagATCAAAAGGGTAAGTACTTAAAGAAGATTCCTGATGCAGATCTACTCTACCTtgtatcttgtctgttaccccaacattgCTTCTAATTCGAGTCCTCACTCCCACATACAAATCCTGAGCAATGCATGCGTATGTACCTCCAAACCTTTTGACATGGAACTCTATCATAAgtgaaatcaataaacaccatatgcaatcctttctgtttttctttatgcTTCACTATGAGCTGTCTTAATGCAACGAATGCAACAGTTATTCCAGTCATTGGCATAACCAAACTACTCCTCCCCTAAAGTAGTCTCTTCCCTAAGTCTTCAGTCTCtaaccttttcccacattttctctgtgtgtgacatcagctttatctctCTATAGTTTCTACAATCTAGAATTTCACACTatttctccactcctctggtattgTTTCCTGGTCATTCTTCTacattagatcccacaacacatctactccttcttcttttttattctgtccagtggtttcttttcttcctccctACTTATTATTGGTACTAACACTTCATTTCAGACTTAATCCCCAAATAATACCCTTGGATTGTTTTCATTCAgcagcttttcaaagtacctcttcAAAAAGCATTAGCATAGGACTGGCTCATTCCACTTGTATGCAGTGGGCACATTTTTTCATATGTATCTGTACAGATGCTTCACACTTTATTCTTCCATCAGATTGccttataaatagtaataaatgttttgttttcattattttacagCATATCCTTTATTTTTTGATGGGGGGGGAAGGGGGGGCTTCTTTAGGGCTATTTACATTAGGCACATAAACCACCTGGCTACCCATGCAGACTCACATTTGCCACAGATCGAGTCACTGAACAAACTTTAAAGATATTAAATAATTTGAAAGTGGCAAAGTAGTGAATGTTATCAAAGGAGACTTTGGCTAGTCCCACTCTACAATAATGACAATTATGAAAAACATTGAGGTTTACTTAAGTATGAGTGATTATTATTGTATCTTATGCTGTAAAGCATATTTGACCTCTCCCTAGTGCCATACGCAAGTCGATCGATACCTACAATCATAATATTCTCTTTAtggtatttcttttaaaaatgcatactGTACTAAGCAGATTGCAACATCATGCATTCCCACAATTTTGAGAACAATCTTACAGTATGCACACGTAAAAGTTTTACACATGGCTCATACAGCAAAGCATCGAATTTCTAGGAAAATATATTGTCAGAAGAAAGTTATCGGTGAATACAGCATATTCTCTGCtaaaaacactttggcaaatttgGCCAATCAACATTATTCATTACATATGCACAGCTGTTCTGTCACGCCAGAGTTTTCTAAAATGGTGCAGCTGGATGAAAGTGTTGCTGGTTGACAATAGCCTTTGAGGTTAGGGTCTGAACCCACATTTTCAACTCCTGTTGTTTTTATACTACAGTATGTACAATGCATTGACTTTCTGGCCAAGCACATACTGCATAAAGAGTAACAATGGAACCTTAAGACTTGAATTTGAGATGTAGCTCTAAATTGTAAATGTTTCCTTTGAATATGCTTACATTTTCAAATGACAATAGTTAAGAAGAACCAAGCTGCATGACAGGGACTGTTTGCATGTGAAATGATACATTGTAATAGCACGAACCTAAATAATCATGCCATGTGCAGAAAACTAGAAGCATCCAAATCTTATCTAATTCTGAAGGTGATCCTCAAAttgttttagattagattaaataaactttattaatcccatgggaaaattcAAAGCTACATAGGTGATAAATATTAGAGCCGAATGTCCATCCCCAATTTTTTAGaattataaaaatgacaaacagcATTTTGTGTAAGGCCATTTCAAAAGAGTGAGAAGCAAGCAACTCTTATAGAGATTTTAAACAAATCaggaattatttaaaatatatatatttttaagatgggCATCAACATAAAGTGCAGAAGGCAGGTGTCAACAAAAGTCAACAGTGAAAGGAAGAAGGAGGAACTGATGCACACAATCATTTTCTTTAAGCACGGTATCTTACGCCAGTTAGTTGGACTtgtacaaaaaaagcaaaaatcctCTGCTGAGGATGTTTCATGTATTGTTGATGACTTGGATTCTGTACTGTCTAACAAGGCTTTTGAGATGTCAGAGGAAAGTGTCAGTCAGAGTCCAGCTGAAAAACAGCCTTAGCAGAGCAAAACATATTGCAAACAGTATGACTTAGCAATGCATTCAGTTGGTTACTCTGAAGAGTATCacatgatttattttaattatttgtacagTTTTAATCTATTTATTAGTTGTATGATTTCCACAATTTGAAtaataaaaaggacaaaaagttAGTTTTTCTAACACATTTAAAAGCAATTGAGCCTCAAAGGAGTAAGTTAACTGGAAGATCACTTTCCATTTCCATTAGCAAAATTCAGACTTTTACAACtaaaaaatatgtaacaaaattctgttgtttttgtttttctaagttCAAGTATCATTAAGGCTGATTGTGATCACATTTGCTACTAAGACATACATAGAAATCCCAGAAGAGATCAACCACCCCTGTAATAAGTTCACCAGGGAATATCTAATATgttaacatataaatatatagcaGAAGTGTTAACTGAATGTTTTGGCCAACCTAGCACAAACAGACACACCGACCTGAATGTATTTTTTATCGTGATGGAATTATCTAAAGGGCAGGAAAACCAATCAGTGCAATATTGTTTTCATTCAGGAAACATCTCTTGTATGAAAGAAATCCGAACTAAGTATGCTTCTGTGATCCTCTATATTTTTGGAACTGCTGCAGTGATGCTTACTTTCTGTGGAAATCTTGTGGTGATTATTTCTATTTCTCACTTTAAGCAGCTCCACACACCGACCAACATACTTGTTCTTTCACTGGCTGTAGCAGACTTCTTAGTGGGAATTATCATAATGCCTTTTATGCTTATTCAGTCAATAGAAACATGCTGGTATTTTGGGGAGACGGTTTGTTACATTTATACATGCTTTCTTACAACATTAACTACAGTTTCTGTGTTTAATTTAGTATTAATAGCTATAGATCGATACTTTGCTGTGTGTGATCCCTTACTTTATTCTACTAGAATCACTGTGCATATTACTTGCATAGCTATTTTAATTATCTGGTTATTAACGTTtttttatgcatgtgcagaagTATTTAGTGGTGGAAGTATTGAAGGCAATTTGGAATTAGATCCATGTCCTGGGGACTGCCTTCTTATGCTTAATTCAACTTGGTCCATAGTGGATCCTATATGTGGATTTTCCGTGCCAGTATCTATAATGACAGTTCTCTAcaccaaaatatttattgttgCAAAACGACATGCTAATGCCATCTCAACACAGCAAAAGTCACTAGAGATTAGCAAGAAagggaataaaagtaaaaagtcagAACAAAAAGCTGCAAAAACTCTAGGAATAGTTATggcagtatttttgttttgtttgtctcctgtttatatttttatgattgtTACATTGTTTACAAATGTCTCTGTTCCTTCTGCACTATCATGTGCTTTATTATGGCTGGTTTATTTAAATTCATGTATGAATCCAATTATGTATGCATTGTTTTATCCTTGGTTTCAGAAATCCTTCAAGCTTATGATAACTTTACAAATATGGCAAAATGGATCTTCTTCTATTAATTTGTTTCCTCAACATTAGATTCTCTTACAGTTAAGAAATCTTTTAACATTTGGTAAAAATGGGAAGCATTCAATAATTGCATTTGTATTTCTTGAAATTTTTTGCAATTCTAAATTATCAGTTAGTAATGTTGAGCAAACACATTTTCCTTCCTAAGACACATTTTATATACctgagaatccatccatccatccatcattcaacctgctatatcctaactacagggtcacgaggggtaCTTAATTTTGTTTGCCAGTTTGAGGCACCTTATAACTAAATACGTTAATGTGTCTAAAATAGTTTATTTCAGATCCCAAGTGTAGTTTTTTAAAGTAAGATATGCTATCTTtctctatttattatttaatcataATACAagaagcacatttctgctttaaaAATTGGCACATCATTGGTTGTTAACATGAGGGCAATATCTTAAATTGATCATGCACAACCCTCAGTTCAATAAACAGGTAACAACATCAAAAACTTTGGATTAAACAATTTCATATTTAGCACTTCAAAAAGGGTGGCAACTAAAGGGCACTTAATATTTCAAATTATTCACACACCACCTGTAGTTCACTGTTATGCAATGTAGTACAAAAGAGCTTCACATTATATGTATGTGGTATCCCTCTCACACATATTAAAATACGCCACCATTTGACCAGCAGGAAGGATACAGAAAGAAATCTTAGATTAGAAAGGAAGAAGAAATTCTTGAATCCTGAAAATcctgaaaaaagcaagttatcACTCTTTGTGATAATTTGACCATGTAGATCattcaaatagaaaaaaatattagacGTTCCAATCaagattaatttaaaacacagtaacactgaaaaatattttcttatactAATATCAGAAGTTTCACGATACTGCAACAGACAAAGCATCTGCTGTTAGTTTTATTTATGCGTTATTGTTAATTGTTAACAAGGTACTAGATTTATAATTGTGTATTCTTCATAAAGAATATAGCATATCTTTCTAGCATATAGAAAGTAGAAAAGTGGATTTCTACATACTTCACAATACAATCATACAATTCCTGTATTCTGGTCTTGGCTATGATCATTGAATCAAAGCACTGTTTAACCTATACAATATGgtattaattgaaatatttgtagtaaaataaactgttttgaacaaagaaatacaatttaGTTGATTTATAACTAGTCACCACAAGTGAATGCATTACTAGCAAAGAGTTTAACTGTTTTATTTGGGACGGCAGTGGCTAGATAATTTGTGTTATACAATGCATGTTATAtccattttcatattttctaaaACCTAATGATATATACTAAATTCTAGGcatattttgactttaaacagAGACCTGTTCACATGAGTATACATTATTGTTCTGTAAGTATAAACCgagtaaatgtatttaatttacattttttaattggtCCTGTAATTTATTGTTCACATAAGAACATAAATTTGATACTGAAAGGAAATCATTCAGTCAATccaactgtttttttgttttgggctAAAACTTTACTGAGTCTTCCCTTCTGACAAGCATCTCAGCAAGCTGATCTTGTTAACAACAATTGACTCTGAAgcatatatattttgaaattgcatttattaaaacttgtgtctttttataatatggagaaaATTCATTTCATAGTGGGCAGAATGGTGGTATggttgtagtgctgctgcttcacagtaaggaggaCAAGTTTAATTTCCCTGCTTgtccctgcatggagttggcatgttaCTCTCTCTATCCATGTGGATTTCCTTTGAGTGCCCCAGTtccctcccacagtgcaaagacatgaaAATGAtggaattggtgacactaaattgggccgagagtgtgtgtgtgtgtgtgtgtctgtgtgttcatccgGAGGATACAGtgagtttggaagatggatggattaatttcaTAGCTCTTGGTTGACACAACATATAGTAGTGGTTAGCTTAAGTAGTTTAGGACAATCTAGGCTAGTAATTAAAATTACGTTGTATGTAGTCATACaatatcatatatttttttaaatttctagcaAGAAGGGACAAATCAAGAGCTGAATGTGCAAAGCATGTATTTTACACATGCTTATTTGATTACTTttcttatttacagtacatacagaaCCATATCCTTTGGGCAAAACTCTCCTGATTGTAAGTGACATGATGCCTGCTTTCACAGGGCTTGTATTGAGtagcatatttttattaaaaaaaacatcccATGTTGCTACTTTCTGAGTCATGGCTTCTTTCCTTTACTCCAgttaacaatgtatttacatatttagaaatataaaaaatcagacaaaaagtaaagcatgttaaatatatatatcttttatttGTGAAGAAGCAGAGAGATTTTATTGTTCTTTCAAAGAGGTCAGGAACATGTTTGTGTTAAACTGTTTACATTCTCATTTTGTTCTGATATATTATTAAATCCCATTTCTTGTATTGATTTCAAATTGTTCTCACAGTGACCCTCATTACATTAGTATTTTGTGTCCATGTTTTTCAATAGACAGTAACATTAACCACATGCAAAATTGTTAGCATCGTCATTTTGTCCACAGGGTGTTACAGGATAATGCAGCACATACTGTAAGCATGATTGTGTTATAAAAGAGTGCAGCATAACTGTTAATTATCTAAAATACTGCTAAACAAAGGGAAGACTTTCATGACAAACTACAGTATATCTCAACCCACAAACAATTATAAAATCAgagttttgtttatctttttgaaCTTGTTTTTGTCTAGT
The sequence above is drawn from the Erpetoichthys calabaricus chromosome 3, fErpCal1.3, whole genome shotgun sequence genome and encodes:
- the LOC114642224 gene encoding trace amine-associated receptor 13c-like, coding for MKEIRTKYASVILYIFGTAAVMLTFCGNLVVIISISHFKQLHTPTNILVLSLAVADFLVGIIIMPFMLIQSIETCWYFGETVCYIYTCFLTTLTTVSVFNLVLIAIDRYFAVCDPLLYSTRITVHITCIAILIIWLLTFFYACAEVFSGGSIEGNLELDPCPGDCLLMLNSTWSIVDPICGFSVPVSIMTVLYTKIFIVAKRHANAISTQQKSLEISKKGNKSKKSEQKAAKTLGIVMAVFLFCLSPVYIFMIVTLFTNVSVPSALSCALLWLVYLNSCMNPIMYALFYPWFQKSFKLMITLQIWQNGSSSINLFPQH